A single genomic interval of Devosia oryziradicis harbors:
- a CDS encoding ABC transporter ATP-binding protein gives MSTIVCTNVSKSYGDVPVIRDFNLAISDHEFVVFLGPSGCGKSTLLRMLAGLEDISGGTVAIGEAVVNELPPRDRGVAMVFQNYALYPHMSIFENIAFGLRRQRVPAHEIKQRVEAVAGVLGLEPFLERKPAALSGGQQQRVAIARAMIKTPKVFLFDEPLSNLDAKLRHHMRVEIARLHQTLKTTTVYVTHDQLEAMTLADRIVLMRAGNIEQVGTPQEIYENPRSLFVAGFIGTPNMNFLKGTVHLNGLGAVVAVGSDVIPLQAGRFAVADKQEVVLGFRPGDVTLTAGEKDTRGTFGATAGLIEYHGHDTLVSMNFQGQGIAALIPSQQRVTQGDMVRFAIASDHLHLFDVTSERSLRIEDVAPGTEPAQVHQIYQ, from the coding sequence ATGTCCACCATCGTCTGCACCAATGTCAGCAAGTCCTATGGCGACGTTCCCGTTATCCGGGACTTCAACCTGGCCATATCGGACCATGAATTCGTGGTGTTCCTGGGTCCCTCGGGATGCGGCAAGTCCACCCTGCTGCGCATGCTTGCGGGGCTCGAAGATATCAGCGGCGGCACGGTTGCGATCGGCGAGGCGGTGGTCAACGAGCTGCCGCCACGCGACCGCGGCGTCGCCATGGTGTTCCAGAACTATGCGCTCTATCCACATATGAGCATATTCGAGAACATCGCCTTCGGCCTGCGCCGGCAGCGCGTGCCGGCCCATGAAATCAAGCAGCGTGTCGAGGCCGTCGCCGGCGTGCTGGGGCTCGAACCCTTCCTCGAGCGCAAGCCGGCGGCTTTGTCCGGCGGCCAGCAGCAGCGCGTGGCCATCGCCCGCGCCATGATCAAGACGCCCAAGGTTTTCCTGTTTGACGAGCCGCTGTCCAATCTCGACGCCAAGCTTAGGCATCATATGCGCGTCGAAATCGCTCGACTGCACCAGACGCTCAAGACCACCACCGTGTATGTCACCCATGACCAGCTCGAGGCCATGACCCTGGCCGATCGCATCGTGCTGATGCGGGCGGGCAACATCGAACAGGTCGGCACGCCCCAGGAAATCTACGAGAACCCACGCAGCCTCTTCGTGGCGGGCTTCATCGGCACGCCCAACATGAATTTCCTCAAGGGAACCGTGCATCTGAATGGGTTGGGAGCAGTGGTTGCGGTCGGCAGTGACGTTATCCCACTTCAGGCTGGCCGCTTTGCCGTGGCCGACAAGCAGGAGGTGGTGCTTGGCTTCCGTCCAGGCGATGTCACGCTCACAGCCGGCGAGAAGGATACGCGCGGCACGTTCGGTGCGACCGCCGGGCTGATCGAATATCACGGCCACGATACGCTGGTGTCGATGAATTTCCAGGGTCAGGGGATAGCCGCACTAATCCCGTCGCAGCAGCGGGTTACCCAAGGGGACATGGTCCGCTTCGCGATCGCCAGCGACCACTTACACCTGTTCGACGTGACCAGTGAGCGTTCGCTGCGCATTGAGGACGTGGCCCCAGGCACCGAACCAGCCCAGGTGCATCAGATTTACCAGTAG
- a CDS encoding carbohydrate ABC transporter permease has protein sequence MLSKTSLPKVFTIPTMGILLVLSMVPTIFAVIIALQNRVLGQPEMDFVWLSNFIDLFSDRRFLNAVWVSVKWEFVTVIATMTVAIVLGVLMFQYASPRMRNFYCLLFIVPVLLPRVSAAFVWKFAFHPLYGIVTYPIRAITGKPVDLLGNANAALYVVATVDVWQWGLLFAVIVLKLLETLPPQPLEAAQLDHAKGWQIHYFITLPMLRAPLISLTFVKMIESLRSFDLIYVMTRGGPGVATETLDMYAFSQGFIEAGKVSYASSMAVLMMVATVVIFTILWKRVQS, from the coding sequence ATGCTGAGCAAGACCAGCCTGCCCAAGGTGTTCACCATCCCGACCATGGGCATATTGCTCGTGCTGTCGATGGTGCCCACGATCTTTGCGGTGATTATCGCGCTGCAGAACCGGGTCCTCGGCCAGCCCGAGATGGACTTTGTCTGGCTGAGCAACTTCATCGACCTGTTTTCCGATCGGCGCTTTCTCAATGCGGTCTGGGTGTCGGTAAAGTGGGAGTTCGTCACCGTTATCGCGACAATGACGGTGGCCATCGTGCTGGGCGTGCTGATGTTCCAATACGCGTCCCCGCGCATGCGCAATTTCTACTGCCTGCTGTTCATCGTGCCGGTGCTGCTGCCGCGCGTATCGGCGGCCTTCGTTTGGAAATTCGCCTTCCATCCGCTCTACGGCATCGTGACCTATCCGATCCGCGCCATCACCGGCAAACCGGTGGACCTCCTGGGCAACGCCAATGCCGCACTCTACGTCGTGGCCACGGTCGACGTCTGGCAATGGGGCCTGCTGTTCGCGGTCATCGTGCTCAAGCTGCTCGAAACGCTGCCGCCGCAGCCGCTGGAAGCCGCGCAGCTCGACCATGCCAAGGGCTGGCAGATCCACTATTTCATCACGCTGCCCATGCTGCGCGCGCCGCTGATCAGCTTGACCTTCGTCAAGATGATCGAGTCACTACGCTCCTTCGACCTCATCTACGTAATGACCCGCGGCGGCCCCGGCGTCGCCACAGAAACGCTCGACATGTACGCCTTCTCGCAGGGCTTCATCGAAGCCGGCAAGGTTTCCTATGCCAGTTCCATGGCGGTGCTGATGATGGTCGCCACCGTGGTCATTTTCACCATTCTGTGGAAGCGGGTGCAGTCATGA
- a CDS encoding AraC family transcriptional regulator yields MSTIVPKQSDAPRFERIVTREDESFLWRRDDYPWERNVWNYHPEVEIHLINDASGIAFVGDHIGEFGPGHLTVVGGGLPHDWVTTLNPGQRIEGRDTILQFDAGRILRFREQIPELAELDGFMQRIQRGVAFTGPTARDGAALLTHIGELTGLQRLVAFLELLQMMASAQDYVLLSSAHFMPDQDGETLALLQRALIYISENFTNELPLGEVADFMDMTESGFSRFFKKNTGNTFTDYLTAMRLHKACSLLAEDQHSITDICFLAGYTNISNFNRRFRERYGMTPRDYRNRSEERRRLEGARQTELAVRH; encoded by the coding sequence ATGAGCACGATAGTACCAAAGCAGTCGGACGCGCCCAGATTCGAGCGTATCGTCACGCGCGAGGATGAGAGCTTCCTGTGGCGGCGCGACGATTATCCTTGGGAACGCAATGTCTGGAACTATCATCCGGAGGTGGAGATCCACCTCATCAATGATGCCAGTGGGATCGCGTTTGTCGGCGACCACATCGGCGAATTCGGGCCAGGGCATCTGACTGTCGTCGGTGGCGGCCTGCCGCATGACTGGGTCACGACGCTCAATCCCGGCCAGCGCATCGAGGGGCGCGACACCATCCTGCAATTCGACGCCGGCCGCATTCTTCGCTTTCGGGAGCAGATTCCCGAGCTCGCCGAGTTGGACGGCTTCATGCAGCGCATCCAGCGCGGGGTTGCCTTCACCGGACCGACGGCGCGCGATGGCGCTGCGCTGCTGACGCACATCGGCGAGTTGACCGGCCTGCAGCGGCTGGTGGCGTTTCTCGAGCTGTTGCAGATGATGGCCAGCGCTCAGGACTATGTGCTGCTGTCATCGGCCCATTTCATGCCCGACCAGGATGGCGAGACGCTGGCCCTGCTGCAGCGGGCGCTGATCTACATTTCGGAGAATTTCACCAATGAACTGCCGCTGGGCGAAGTGGCCGATTTCATGGACATGACCGAGAGCGGCTTCTCGCGCTTCTTCAAGAAAAATACCGGCAACACCTTCACCGACTACCTGACAGCGATGCGCCTGCACAAGGCATGCAGCCTATTGGCCGAAGACCAGCACTCGATCACCGACATCTGCTTTCTGGCCGGCTATACCAATATTTCCAACTTCAATCGCCGGTTCCGGGAACGCTACGGCATGACGCCGCGAGACTATCGCAACCGGTCGGAGGAACGGCGGCGACTAGAGGGCGCGCGCCAGACGGAGCTGGCCGTGCGGCACTGA
- a CDS encoding NAD(P)-dependent alcohol dehydrogenase, with the protein MQALVLERKGELSLRDVTITETLGPSDVRIAIHTVGVCGSDVHYYTHGAIGPFVVKAPMVLGHEASGTVIEVGEAVRHLTVGDRVCMEPGIPDLNSRAVREGMYNVDPAVRFWATPPVDGVLRPEVVHPAAFTYRLPDNVSFAEAAMVEPFAVGMQAAVKARIKPGDVAAVIGSGTIGIMIALAALAGGCSRVYVSDFSAGKLAIAGGYDGIVPVDLNTTTLADTIERDTRSWGADIVFEASGSARAFPQLTDVVRPGGAIVLVGLPVDDVQINVNAAIGKEIRIETVFRYANVFDRALALIASGKVDLKPLISATFPFARSIEAFERAAQGLPSDVKLQITL; encoded by the coding sequence ATGCAAGCACTGGTGCTCGAACGCAAGGGCGAGCTTTCGCTCCGCGACGTCACCATCACCGAAACGCTCGGACCCAGTGATGTCCGCATCGCCATCCACACCGTGGGCGTGTGCGGCAGCGACGTGCACTATTACACGCATGGGGCTATCGGTCCCTTCGTCGTCAAGGCGCCCATGGTGCTCGGCCATGAGGCGTCCGGCACGGTCATCGAGGTGGGCGAAGCGGTGCGTCACCTCACGGTCGGGGACAGGGTCTGCATGGAGCCCGGCATCCCCGACCTCAATTCCCGCGCCGTGCGCGAGGGCATGTACAATGTCGATCCCGCCGTGCGCTTCTGGGCGACGCCGCCCGTCGACGGCGTACTGCGACCCGAAGTCGTCCATCCGGCGGCATTCACCTACCGGCTGCCTGACAACGTCTCGTTTGCCGAAGCCGCGATGGTGGAGCCCTTCGCGGTCGGTATGCAAGCCGCCGTAAAGGCACGGATCAAGCCCGGCGATGTGGCGGCCGTGATTGGCTCGGGAACGATTGGCATCATGATCGCGCTGGCCGCTCTCGCGGGCGGTTGCTCCCGGGTATATGTCTCGGATTTCTCTGCCGGCAAGCTGGCCATCGCCGGCGGCTATGACGGCATCGTTCCGGTCGATCTCAACACGACGACACTGGCCGACACGATTGAGCGCGACACGCGGAGCTGGGGCGCAGATATCGTGTTCGAGGCCAGTGGCAGCGCCAGGGCCTTCCCGCAGCTGACCGACGTAGTGCGGCCCGGTGGCGCCATCGTACTGGTTGGGCTGCCGGTGGACGACGTGCAGATCAACGTCAATGCGGCGATCGGCAAGGAAATCCGCATCGAGACGGTGTTCCGCTACGCCAATGTGTTCGACCGCGCCTTGGCACTCATCGCTTCGGGCAAGGTCGATCTCAAGCCGCTGATTTCGGCGACTTTCCCCTTTGCACGGAGCATCGAGGCCTTCGAGCGCGCCGCGCAGGGCCTGCCCAGCGACGTCAAACTCCAGATTACCCTTTAG
- a CDS encoding carbohydrate ABC transporter permease, whose amino-acid sequence MKLDRILGNLVLAIFGFIALFPLVWTALNAFKKNVDIISKVPKFFFTPTLENVTYVLGRHSVMAGLTNSIIACGTSVLVGVVLGLPLAYAIARYPNKWSADIQFFVLSIRFLPPVAVAIPLMVIWLQIGLYDSLVALIVTYSLITISVTVWLSIPAFQRVPKEVEEAGFVDGYGAYAVFWKVALPVALRSLVGAIAFSFVLIWNEFLMALMLSSTNAKTLPIVASELSQQGMNVPWGILNASVVLLSLPPLLFLGVLSGFLSSAFTRRT is encoded by the coding sequence ATGAAACTCGATCGCATCCTGGGCAATCTCGTGCTCGCCATTTTCGGCTTCATCGCCCTGTTCCCCCTGGTCTGGACGGCGCTCAACGCCTTCAAGAAGAATGTCGATATCATCTCCAAGGTGCCCAAGTTCTTCTTCACCCCGACCCTGGAGAACGTCACTTACGTGCTGGGCCGCCACAGCGTCATGGCGGGACTGACCAATTCCATCATCGCCTGTGGCACATCCGTGCTTGTCGGTGTCGTGCTTGGCCTGCCGCTGGCCTATGCCATCGCCCGTTATCCGAACAAATGGTCGGCGGACATCCAGTTCTTCGTCCTTTCCATCCGCTTCCTCCCACCGGTGGCCGTGGCCATCCCGCTGATGGTGATCTGGTTGCAGATCGGGCTCTATGACAGCCTTGTCGCCCTGATCGTCACCTATTCCCTGATCACCATCTCGGTCACCGTCTGGCTGTCCATCCCGGCCTTCCAGCGCGTGCCCAAGGAGGTCGAGGAGGCCGGATTCGTCGACGGCTATGGCGCCTATGCGGTGTTCTGGAAAGTCGCCCTGCCGGTTGCGCTGCGCTCGCTGGTCGGGGCCATCGCCTTCAGCTTCGTGCTGATCTGGAACGAGTTCCTGATGGCACTGATGCTGTCGAGCACCAATGCCAAGACCCTTCCCATCGTGGCTTCCGAGTTGTCGCAGCAGGGCATGAACGTGCCCTGGGGCATCCTCAATGCCTCGGTGGTCCTGCTGTCGCTGCCGCCCCTGCTGTTCCTGGGCGTACTCAGCGGCTTCCTGAGTTCAGCTTTTACCCGACGGACCTGA
- a CDS encoding ABC transporter substrate-binding protein, with the protein MAFAQGLTCTQPIKVLAQPRDGLTLLETYQDEFKALSGTTFQIDYLNENDRRAKSRADASTVGNYNVYYVDEANVALFASSDWIVPLADYFPAEYDYADFDPGRQKVATYDGKVWFAPLTGGGDLMVYRKDLLEAAGVAPPTTLEELLAAVPALTDTDAGIYGIALRGARGSGANVWRWMPYFKANGGEWFVDGKPAFNSDAAVKATETYLELFKYSPPGTQTGSWDESVGSFLSGQVALLVESTPLSGMAVDPNNSLVVENVGFLPPPAPLPGGGYGHGLAIATKANADETAKQCAGLFIAWATSKEQEQRRLEAYQFGELNRTSVITSQMFSDIYGPALGQALADTGKVTAVNFWQDARWPDLGDRWGIILEELINGTRTDVKASLDELEAYANELLTQ; encoded by the coding sequence ATGGCGTTTGCTCAGGGATTGACCTGTACCCAGCCCATCAAGGTGCTGGCCCAGCCGCGTGATGGTTTGACTTTGCTGGAGACATACCAGGACGAATTCAAGGCGCTGAGCGGCACCACATTTCAGATCGACTATCTCAATGAGAACGATCGCCGCGCCAAATCGCGCGCTGACGCTTCGACGGTCGGCAACTACAATGTGTACTATGTGGACGAAGCCAACGTGGCTCTGTTCGCCTCGTCGGACTGGATCGTACCGCTGGCCGACTACTTTCCGGCCGAATACGACTATGCCGACTTCGATCCCGGCCGCCAGAAGGTGGCGACCTATGATGGCAAGGTGTGGTTTGCTCCGCTGACCGGCGGCGGCGACCTGATGGTGTACCGCAAGGACCTGCTCGAGGCGGCTGGCGTGGCGCCGCCCACGACCCTGGAGGAACTGCTCGCCGCCGTGCCGGCGCTGACCGATACCGATGCCGGCATCTATGGCATCGCCCTACGAGGTGCCCGTGGTTCGGGCGCCAATGTCTGGCGCTGGATGCCCTACTTCAAGGCCAATGGGGGCGAGTGGTTTGTCGACGGCAAGCCAGCCTTCAACTCCGATGCCGCCGTCAAGGCGACCGAGACCTATCTCGAGCTGTTCAAATACTCTCCGCCCGGCACCCAAACCGGCAGCTGGGACGAGTCGGTCGGTTCTTTCCTTTCTGGCCAGGTGGCTCTTCTGGTGGAATCCACACCGCTCTCGGGCATGGCGGTGGATCCCAACAATTCACTCGTCGTCGAAAACGTCGGCTTCCTGCCGCCGCCTGCGCCACTGCCCGGCGGGGGTTATGGCCACGGCCTCGCCATCGCGACCAAGGCCAATGCCGACGAGACCGCCAAGCAATGTGCGGGCCTGTTCATCGCCTGGGCAACGTCCAAGGAACAGGAACAGCGGCGCCTGGAGGCCTACCAGTTCGGCGAGCTGAACCGCACCAGCGTCATCACCAGCCAGATGTTCAGCGACATCTACGGGCCGGCTCTAGGCCAGGCGCTGGCCGATACCGGCAAGGTCACCGCGGTGAACTTCTGGCAAGACGCCCGCTGGCCTGACCTGGGCGACCGTTGGGGCATCATTCTCGAAGAGCTGATCAACGGCACCCGCACCGACGTCAAGGCGAGCCTGGACGAACTCGAAGCCTACGCGAACGAGCTGCTGACCCAGTAA
- a CDS encoding ROK family transcriptional regulator → MVLRGTNQEQARPYNRRIVLECIRNDGPQTRGEIAERVGLTVQTVSTIVRELEEQGYLLSSRRAPKGRGLPATILNINPDGGYAIGLTVTPLGVEAALMNLAGDLLGSAGRACPHPTPKQAFELIEELVAEVRAFRPAGRILGVGFAMPGPFDVQAMSFVGPTTLDGWAGVPVRARLEEVTKLPTFIAVDTVAAALGVRLYGEGASVRQFYYLHLGAGLGGTMMQDGVPLRGAWGNAGEIGHIQAIPGGLPCPCGNTGCLERYLSLDSFSNRRQGQSEADWVKEVTPIFHSAIRTIENLFDPQTIVLGGIAHSELIAALVATTEQLQTSISSRYDRTTPRVIASLANQSVLRGAAALAVSGVLSPRQEPTSSPGRARKRDPFSNGMAA, encoded by the coding sequence ATGGTGTTGCGGGGGACAAATCAGGAGCAGGCGCGGCCTTACAACCGGCGCATCGTGCTCGAGTGCATCCGCAATGACGGGCCGCAGACGCGTGGTGAGATTGCCGAGCGCGTGGGCCTGACCGTGCAGACGGTTTCCACCATCGTCCGCGAACTGGAAGAGCAGGGCTATTTGCTGTCCTCCCGCCGCGCTCCGAAAGGCCGCGGCCTGCCTGCAACCATTCTCAACATCAATCCAGATGGCGGCTACGCCATTGGCCTGACCGTCACCCCGCTCGGGGTCGAGGCGGCGCTGATGAACCTGGCCGGGGACCTGCTGGGAAGCGCAGGTCGTGCTTGCCCGCATCCCACGCCCAAGCAGGCGTTTGAATTGATCGAGGAATTGGTGGCCGAGGTTCGTGCCTTTCGGCCAGCGGGCCGCATCCTGGGCGTCGGGTTCGCCATGCCTGGTCCGTTCGACGTGCAGGCCATGAGCTTTGTGGGTCCCACGACGCTGGACGGCTGGGCGGGGGTGCCGGTACGGGCGCGGCTCGAGGAAGTGACAAAACTCCCCACCTTCATTGCGGTCGATACGGTAGCGGCTGCACTGGGCGTTCGCCTCTACGGAGAGGGTGCCTCGGTGCGCCAGTTCTATTATCTCCATCTGGGCGCCGGACTGGGTGGCACCATGATGCAGGACGGCGTGCCGCTGCGCGGCGCCTGGGGCAATGCCGGTGAGATCGGGCACATCCAGGCCATTCCCGGCGGACTGCCCTGTCCTTGTGGCAATACGGGATGCCTCGAGCGCTACCTCTCGCTTGACAGCTTCAGCAACCGTCGGCAGGGCCAGAGCGAAGCCGATTGGGTGAAAGAGGTGACGCCGATCTTTCACAGCGCCATCCGCACTATCGAAAACCTCTTCGACCCCCAGACGATTGTGTTGGGCGGGATCGCACATAGCGAGCTGATTGCTGCCCTGGTGGCGACGACAGAGCAGCTGCAGACGTCCATTTCCAGTCGCTACGATCGGACCACGCCCCGGGTCATTGCCTCGTTGGCCAACCAGTCAGTGCTGCGGGGCGCTGCTGCCCTCGCTGTTTCCGGAGTGCTGTCGCCACGCCAGGAACCCACGTCTTCACCCGGTCGCGCCCGCAAGCGCGATCCGTTCTCGAACGGAATGGCCGCATGA
- a CDS encoding GAF domain-containing protein, with translation MSRLIEGGQCGALVRSLDWSGNSLGAIAAWPQSLTAAINLMLNSSQPMFVAWGPELNFIYNDGYAPILGGRHPKAMGRPFKDVWPEIWHEIWPLIEKALSGQATWMENMHLVMERHGAPENTWYTFSYSPLFDDTGAIGGMVCSCIETTAEVLAQRLADFRLALDSELRRAADPAEAMFRASELLGSRLGAARVGYGDIDASGEFVLVERDWTDGTIPTVAGAHRMEAFGPAIIAELRANQTMTVDDVNIDPRVNEGAQAFAAISTRSVMAVPLHRFGSFRAMLFIHHHSPRQWSAEDIALAEETLMRTWDAVERARAELLLRSSEERLRFLDELGQATIALTDANEVLAITTKLVGEHLGVTSCAYADMDQDSDGFTIRGDWSDNGSTIVGHYRLADFGELAVERLGAGQPLIINDNEVDIAPHEAATFQAIGIRATICMPLVKNGKLTALMAIHDRLPRRWTDRELTLLLAVTERSWSHIERVGVIAKLAEINRDLEAMVAERTADLMAAEATLRQSQKMEAVGQLTGGLAHDFNNILAGVGGSLDIMARRLEQGRIAEIGRYITGASEAIKRAAAITQRMLAFSRRQTLDPTPTNVATLVEGMIELITRSVGPAVAVSTEMDERLWPTFVDVSQLENALLNLCINARDAMPEGGSLTISGENMHAHGAKASKLGLPEGDYVCLTVADTGTGMTPEVVARAFDPFFTTKPIGRGTGLGLSMVYGFAGQSGGNVEIETDLGAGTRITLYLPRFAGELETPRPESPGATVETRKTDTTVLLVDDENLIRMAVAEQLRELGFAVLEAPDGPSALRIFEGGANIGLLVTDVGLPNGINGRQLADALRAWAPTLPVLFITGYAEKAVLGHGDLDVRTRVLTKPFTAGSLQETVVNLLQ, from the coding sequence ATGAGCCGACTGATCGAGGGTGGCCAATGCGGCGCTTTGGTCCGATCGCTGGATTGGTCCGGAAACTCCCTCGGCGCTATTGCCGCGTGGCCCCAGTCGCTGACCGCAGCAATCAACCTCATGTTGAATTCCAGCCAACCCATGTTCGTCGCCTGGGGGCCCGAGCTCAATTTTATCTACAATGACGGCTATGCGCCCATACTTGGCGGCCGTCATCCCAAGGCGATGGGCAGGCCGTTCAAGGATGTGTGGCCAGAGATCTGGCACGAAATCTGGCCCCTGATTGAAAAGGCCCTGTCCGGCCAGGCCACCTGGATGGAAAACATGCACCTGGTGATGGAGCGGCACGGCGCGCCGGAAAACACCTGGTACACTTTCTCCTATTCGCCCCTCTTTGACGACACCGGCGCCATCGGGGGAATGGTCTGTTCCTGCATCGAAACCACAGCTGAAGTGCTAGCGCAGCGGCTTGCCGATTTCCGCCTGGCTCTCGATAGCGAACTCAGAAGGGCGGCGGACCCTGCCGAGGCGATGTTTCGGGCTTCCGAGCTGCTCGGATCGAGGTTGGGTGCGGCCCGCGTGGGCTACGGCGACATAGACGCATCAGGCGAATTTGTCCTGGTCGAGCGCGACTGGACTGATGGCACGATCCCAACTGTGGCTGGGGCTCACCGGATGGAGGCCTTCGGGCCGGCCATTATCGCTGAATTGCGGGCCAACCAGACCATGACCGTCGATGACGTCAACATCGATCCCAGGGTCAACGAGGGTGCTCAAGCCTTCGCCGCCATTTCAACGCGCTCGGTCATGGCGGTGCCACTCCATCGCTTCGGCTCGTTCCGCGCCATGCTCTTCATTCATCATCATTCCCCGCGCCAGTGGTCGGCAGAAGACATAGCCCTCGCCGAGGAAACGCTGATGCGGACCTGGGACGCGGTGGAACGCGCTCGCGCCGAGCTATTGCTGCGCAGCAGCGAGGAGAGGCTCCGGTTTCTCGATGAGCTTGGTCAGGCGACGATCGCGCTCACCGACGCCAACGAAGTCCTGGCGATCACCACCAAGCTGGTCGGGGAACATCTGGGGGTCACCAGTTGCGCCTATGCAGACATGGATCAGGATAGCGACGGGTTTACCATTCGTGGTGATTGGTCGGACAATGGTTCAACCATCGTGGGTCACTATCGCCTCGCCGATTTCGGCGAACTGGCGGTGGAACGCTTGGGGGCGGGACAGCCCCTGATCATCAACGACAATGAAGTCGACATCGCGCCCCACGAAGCCGCGACCTTTCAGGCCATCGGCATCCGCGCAACCATCTGCATGCCGCTTGTCAAAAACGGCAAGCTGACCGCGTTGATGGCCATCCATGACCGACTCCCCCGACGCTGGACCGACCGCGAGCTGACGCTGCTGCTGGCAGTGACCGAGCGTTCCTGGTCGCATATCGAACGGGTTGGCGTGATCGCGAAACTGGCCGAGATCAACCGCGATCTGGAGGCCATGGTGGCCGAACGGACGGCTGATCTCATGGCGGCAGAGGCAACCCTTCGCCAATCCCAGAAGATGGAAGCGGTGGGGCAACTCACAGGCGGCCTGGCCCACGATTTCAACAATATCCTGGCCGGCGTGGGCGGCAGCCTCGATATTATGGCCCGTCGCCTGGAACAGGGGCGCATCGCGGAAATCGGGCGCTACATTACCGGGGCTTCTGAGGCGATAAAACGCGCAGCGGCGATCACCCAGCGCATGCTGGCTTTCTCTCGCCGTCAGACGCTCGATCCGACCCCCACCAATGTAGCCACATTGGTCGAGGGCATGATTGAACTGATCACCCGAAGCGTGGGGCCAGCGGTTGCCGTTTCCACCGAAATGGATGAGCGGCTCTGGCCCACCTTTGTGGATGTCAGCCAGCTGGAAAACGCCCTCCTCAACCTCTGCATCAATGCGCGCGACGCCATGCCAGAGGGCGGCTCGCTCACCATCAGCGGCGAGAACATGCACGCGCATGGCGCCAAGGCCAGCAAACTGGGCTTGCCGGAGGGCGACTATGTTTGCCTGACCGTCGCAGATACCGGGACCGGAATGACGCCGGAAGTCGTGGCGCGCGCCTTCGATCCGTTCTTTACGACCAAGCCGATCGGCCGTGGCACAGGTCTGGGCCTCAGCATGGTCTACGGTTTTGCAGGACAGTCCGGCGGCAACGTGGAAATCGAGACCGATCTCGGCGCTGGTACAAGGATCACGCTTTACCTGCCGCGCTTTGCCGGAGAATTGGAGACGCCCAGGCCAGAGTCACCGGGCGCAACGGTCGAGACGCGCAAGACCGACACGACAGTGCTGTTGGTTGATGACGAAAACCTTATTCGCATGGCCGTGGCCGAACAGTTGCGCGAGCTCGGTTTTGCGGTGCTGGAGGCGCCGGACGGCCCCTCGGCGCTACGCATTTTCGAAGGTGGCGCCAATATCGGGTTGCTGGTGACCGATGTGGGCTTGCCCAACGGCATCAACGGCAGGCAGCTTGCCGATGCCCTGCGCGCCTGGGCGCCGACGCTGCCTGTCCTGTTTATCACCGGCTACGCGGAAAAGGCTGTCCTGGGGCACGGTGATCTGGATGTGCGTACCCGAGTGCTGACTAAGCCATTCACGGCTGGATCATTGCAGGAGACCGTTGTGAACCTGCTCCAGTAA
- a CDS encoding DUF6766 family protein → MDKLNRFFRDNGLTLALMAIFCLCILGMVWSGWLEENATLAEHGRPAIDVLDYFLSASFQSALFENWESEFLQMSAYVIMTAMLFQRGSAESKDPDKVNPEDADPQQKRRNKHAPWPIKAGGLWSALYSYSLGIALLALFAASFILHWLQSAAAANEEALLHGQPAHSAIEHLADPLLWFESFQNWQSEFLSTAVLVVLSVILRYRGSPESKPVAEPHSKTGH, encoded by the coding sequence ATGGACAAGCTCAATCGCTTCTTTCGGGACAACGGGCTGACGCTAGCCTTAATGGCAATCTTCTGCCTGTGCATTTTGGGCATGGTGTGGTCCGGATGGCTTGAGGAAAACGCCACGCTTGCCGAGCACGGAAGGCCGGCGATTGATGTGCTCGACTATTTCTTGAGCGCTTCCTTTCAGTCGGCGCTGTTCGAGAACTGGGAGAGCGAGTTTCTGCAGATGTCGGCCTACGTCATCATGACAGCCATGCTTTTCCAGCGCGGCTCCGCTGAATCCAAGGACCCGGACAAGGTCAATCCGGAAGATGCTGACCCGCAACAAAAGCGCCGCAACAAGCATGCGCCATGGCCGATCAAAGCCGGCGGACTTTGGTCCGCGCTCTACTCATATTCGCTGGGGATCGCCTTGCTGGCTCTTTTCGCGGCGTCGTTCATCCTGCACTGGCTGCAGAGCGCGGCAGCTGCGAACGAGGAAGCGTTGCTGCATGGCCAGCCCGCGCATTCCGCCATCGAGCACCTCGCCGACCCGCTTCTATGGTTTGAATCATTTCAGAACTGGCAGTCGGAGTTCCTCTCTACCGCCGTTCTGGTCGTGCTGTCGGTGATCCTGCGATACCGAGGCTCGCCGGAATCCAAACCGGTGGCGGAGCCTCACTCAAAAACGGGCCACTAG